The window TAATATAGCGCGGTCCGAATGCCGAGGCAGGGAACACCTTCACGCAGTCCGCTCCATGCTCCACCGCCTGCACCATTTCAGTTGGGGTAAGGACACCGGGAATGGAGATAACCCCGTACCGCTTCGCTGCTTTGACAACACTCTCATTATAGTTCGGGGAAAAGATAAAGGCTGCCCCCGCGTGAATGGCATTGACAGCCGTCACTTCATCCATGACGGTACCGGCACCAATCCAGGCCCGGTCTCCGTATCTTTTGTTGAGTTCAGCAAGTGTACGGGCTGAATCCGGCTTCTGCATCGTTAATTCGAGATTGGTAATCCCGCCCTCCAGCAGGGCTTCCACAATGTCGTATACTTTGTCTTCCGGCGGCGTTCTTAATACAGCTATAACTGGGGATTCTTCAAGCTGCTTCAGATTTGATCCCATTTCCAAACACCTCTCCATTCCTTCTGTTATCGGTTTACTTCCTCTACTACGGTTCCTTCTGTTTCTGCTTCTGCCTGCCTGATCATCGCATCAAGCTCCGCCTCTCTTGGAAAGCCTTCAATATCTCCTGAAACCTGCACCGTAACTGCGCCGGCTGCATTTCCATATTTAACAGCTTCCTTCATACCGGCGTTTTTCAGACATGCGCTCAGGAAGCCGGCTGCAAATGCGTCGCCCGCACCGATTGGATCAATCACTTCGGAAACGGGATAGCCCGGCACCGTCCCGGATTCTTCAGGAGTGGAAAAATAAGCGCCCTTTGCGCCAAGCTTTACAATGACAGTGACCTCAGGGTTTTTCTTCCGGTAAAAGGCGGCTATCTCCTCTTCATCATAGCTTCCTGTCAGCTGCCAGCCTTCTGTCTGACCGATAAGGATGATATCAGAACGTTCGGCAATGTGGTTCAGCCGGGTGACAGCCTCCTGCCGGTCAGGCCAGAGCTTCAGACGGATGTTCGGGTCAAATACGACCGGAATATTCTGCTCGCGGCTGATTTTCAGCAGTTCCTCGGTAACTTCAGAGCAGCTTTCGCTTAAAGCAGGTAGAATCCCTGATACGAGAACGTACCTGGCTTCTTTAAAATAGCTGCGGTCAAGAAGAGACTTATCGAGCCTGCTTGCAGCAGAGCCAGCGCGGTAATAGTAGACATTTACCGCATTACCTGACTTTCTTTCCTTGAAAAACACCCCCGTTGGTGCCTCGTGATCCACACTTACCAGAGAAGTGTCGACCCCTTCCCCGCGAATCACCTGGCGGACATAATTTCCGAACGGGTCGTTACCGATACGGCTGATCCAGCCGGCCCGGTGGCCAAGACGGCTCAGACCCACCGCCACATTGGACTCCGCCCCGCCGATCTGCTTTGTAAAGGAGTGGGCATATTCCAGCGGTACCGACTGGTCGGGATTTAAAATAATCATTGTTTCCCCGGCTGTGATAACTTCCGGCAGATTCATGAACAGACCTCCTCTTCCAATTTAACGAACCCTTTTTCTACCACTCTGCGACACTGCCGTCTTTGTGGCGCCAGACCGGGTTCTTCCATCTAAACTGATCATCGTGGGCACGGCGGATTTTTTCCTCGTCAATTTCCACACCGAGACCCGGTCCTTTCGGAAGCGCAACGTGACCTTCATTAAAATGAAAGACCGACTCGTCCTTCACGTAATCCTTCAGATCATTTCCAACATTATAGTGAATACCAAAGCTCTGCTCCTGAATGAAGGCATTGTGCGAAACGGCATCCACCTGCAGGCAGGAAGCAAGGGCAATCGGTCCGAGCGGACAGTGAGGGGCGAGTGCGATATCATAGGCTTCTGCCATCGCGGCAATCTTTCTGCACTCCGTTATGCCTCCCGCATGGGACAGATCAGGCTGAATAATATCCGCATAGCCCTGTTCAAAGAGCGGTTTAAAATCCCATCTCGAATACATTCTCTCTCCTGTAGCAATTGGAATGCTCGTGTGGCGTGCAATTTCTGCCAGCGCTTCATTGTTTTCCGGCAGAACAGGCTCCTCGATAAACATCGGTCTGTAGGGCTCGAGTGCTTTTGCGAGTATTTTGGCCATCGGTTTGTGGACCCGGCCGTGAAAATCAATTCCCACGTCCACCTTATCGCCTACCGCGTCTCGGATCGCTGCAATCCGGTTTACCGCCTCATCTATTTTCGTATAGGAATCGATGTACTGAAGTTCGTTGGTTGCGTTCATCTTCACTGCGGTAAAACCCTGTTCGAGCTGCTGCTGGACAGCACTTGCCACATCGTCGGGTCTGTCTCCCCCGATCCAGGAGTAGACGCGCATTTTATCCCGGCAGGCCCCTCCCAGGAGCTCGTAAACCGGTACATCAAGCCATTTCCCCTTAATATCCCAGAGCGCCTGGTCGATGCCTGAAATCGCACTCATATGAACCGGACCTCCGCGGTAAAACCCTCCGCGGTAAAGGACATTCCAGATGTCTTCAATCGCAAGGGGATTGGCTCCTATTAGGTAGTCTTTAAGCTCCTCCACCGCAGCTTTAACTGTATGGGCACGGCCTTCGACCACCGGCTCGCCCCATCCTGTGACTCCTTCATCGGTTTCCACTTTCAGAAAGCACCACCTCGGCGGCACGACAAAACATTCCATAGACGTTATTCTCATAAGTTTCGGCTCCTCCTCTGATCATCTCTGTACGACTGCAAAAAAAGAGCGGTGGGAAGACGGACCGTCGTCCGGCCACCCGCCGCCTGTACCTGAAC is drawn from Alteribacter lacisalsi and contains these coding sequences:
- a CDS encoding bifunctional 4-hydroxy-2-oxoglutarate aldolase/2-dehydro-3-deoxy-phosphogluconate aldolase, yielding MGSNLKQLEESPVIAVLRTPPEDKVYDIVEALLEGGITNLELTMQKPDSARTLAELNKRYGDRAWIGAGTVMDEVTAVNAIHAGAAFIFSPNYNESVVKAAKRYGVISIPGVLTPTEMVQAVEHGADCVKVFPASAFGPRYIKELKGPFPHIPIVPTGGIHEENIQDYWNAGAVACGMGSSLVDSKAVESSSFHEITARARRIMSKVK
- a CDS encoding sugar kinase codes for the protein MNLPEVITAGETMIILNPDQSVPLEYAHSFTKQIGGAESNVAVGLSRLGHRAGWISRIGNDPFGNYVRQVIRGEGVDTSLVSVDHEAPTGVFFKERKSGNAVNVYYYRAGSAASRLDKSLLDRSYFKEARYVLVSGILPALSESCSEVTEELLKISREQNIPVVFDPNIRLKLWPDRQEAVTRLNHIAERSDIILIGQTEGWQLTGSYDEEEIAAFYRKKNPEVTVIVKLGAKGAYFSTPEESGTVPGYPVSEVIDPIGAGDAFAAGFLSACLKNAGMKEAVKYGNAAGAVTVQVSGDIEGFPREAELDAMIRQAEAETEGTVVEEVNR
- the dgoD gene encoding galactonate dehydratase, yielding MRITSMECFVVPPRWCFLKVETDEGVTGWGEPVVEGRAHTVKAAVEELKDYLIGANPLAIEDIWNVLYRGGFYRGGPVHMSAISGIDQALWDIKGKWLDVPVYELLGGACRDKMRVYSWIGGDRPDDVASAVQQQLEQGFTAVKMNATNELQYIDSYTKIDEAVNRIAAIRDAVGDKVDVGIDFHGRVHKPMAKILAKALEPYRPMFIEEPVLPENNEALAEIARHTSIPIATGERMYSRWDFKPLFEQGYADIIQPDLSHAGGITECRKIAAMAEAYDIALAPHCPLGPIALASCLQVDAVSHNAFIQEQSFGIHYNVGNDLKDYVKDESVFHFNEGHVALPKGPGLGVEIDEEKIRRAHDDQFRWKNPVWRHKDGSVAEW